A stretch of the Paenibacillus dendritiformis genome encodes the following:
- a CDS encoding non-ribosomal peptide synthetase translates to MNDSIVTAGLSRQDKERLIRQLLQQRQEKRDTMASYGQKALWLLQQAHPDNCAYHMQAAWDLLTPVDEHKLRESFQSVYDTYSSLRTVFSIEDGEIKRHVRPDGEVDFRVHRLASWGSEAEELFRRCMREPFSLHDGPLFRTFLFYAPDRPPRLLLSMHHIIADAWSIVMLLRDVANRYQHGVPVRERLRESRGYSAFVDWQQRYLQSERAEQDRNYWERTLAEPLPICALVADKAGDGASAHDHRGENCIFRFSESLSQEVIRLSRKLGVTVNTLLLSSFAALLYRYTEQEEVVIGTFVSGRNEAGFEEVFGYLVNTVALRLQCSGELPFGKLADSVKRSMLGAMEHQDYPFPLVAERLQPERDAKISPVFQVAFVMERAQSGDGTRSPLFISDEQELTELGGMMWRPVPLGTKDTPFELVLMVEETDAFIHGSFIYRSNLFSAAFMKTMARLYTELVEGVVRNPEERIGTLRLNARSGHGRRSQLPSAPLPHICLHHLLEYQASQRPDSAAVTFMDDTLTYLELEQRANRIAWWLSGKGVRKGEFVGVCLRRSPDMVAAVFAVLKLGAVFVPIDPSYPPHRIAYMANKVEMRVIISTSPIGLGSFGEGIELALLDRDEAVIAGQSARPSGMDVGIRDLAYVIFTSGSTGKPKAVMIEHRGIWNMAEAQRQYFNLSDRSKVLQFASFSFDAWVFEVVMAFRSGGTLCMADRDTLMPGAAMARWMKDKRISHAVLPPSVLTLLPDADLPELEVVISAGEACSRDIVARWAPGRRFYNAYGPSEATVWVTVKECGADESIIDLGEAIPNVEVHVFNDCMQRPLPGGIGELYVGGIGLARGYCNDAELTQAKFIAPSAGGGHEPGRLYRTGDLVRCLPDGRLQFVGRRDDQVKVRGVRLHLGEIESHLSEHADIASCAVMVAGETPDQASLVAFVVMKPQSAWEETAVRKFLQERMPGHYIPSRFVVLGGMPLTPNGKVDRKALCSLLAEEAEEACGMPNAPEANRLGSDMVEEVLIQIWKQVLGKKQVRPEERFFEAGGHSLLATRLITAIHDVFGIELPIGTVFAKPALRDMAYEIRRMLQKAESGTDKADIVPLKLAGDYRAPLTSAQQRMWFLQKLDEDQTAYLLPGTLSLDGPLDVEALEQALQELIRRHDSLRTTIHEEGGIPFSFVREEKAFRLAIKTCTEEEAQQWIREECRRPIRVSDSELYRMTLLRTGERRHYLVLVLHHIITDGWSTGIILNELRQLYAIRVGQSRQTLPNPPLTYSDYARWEQEWIGSDSYCQQLEYWAGVLQQPIPPLLLPADSPRTLASSYRGKQVSLKLPQALSEELKELGQRHNCTLFMTLFTVFNALLYRLSGTSDIAVGVPVANRHHRHVDQVVGLFVNTLLLRLDLSGNPDFNQLLLSARDAAIHAYAHQDMPFEKLVEMARPDRDLSRSSVFQVMFNMLNIPPVTAQLSGLTTQITELDEPDSKCELTLYALEQAEGIQLTMTYASNLFREERATEMLAQFECLCRQIVNDPEWPIERYSLLTERSAAVLPDPGMPLRQARDPLLQPVHVMFRHKAAQCPEAVAVIDSDDAEYTYRDLDERSDRLAAKLIRFARRRGGAIAIYGERSASLIVAMLAVLKSGSAFAVIDPAQPAIRATELLKASKADGIVFLNAERERLGGLLDEWARHVSFCIYGIDGDSAADEAESARAMPARLERGCSLEDPAYVLFTSGTTGAPKGIECTHEPLANFIRWQVNEFRLDRRDRFSMFSGLGHDPLLRDIFVPLSIGAAICIPDGSRMIIPEYVTEWMERRRITITHLTPAMGMVIAGGGSSGHKRCDLGAWRYAFFGGDVLMPSHIENIRAIAPQVRCLNGYGATETPQIMGIYSVPADPGPSIPIGKGRDGVQLLVMDSKLGMKGIGETGEICIRSPYLASGYIGNAEAEQGRPAFVSNPYTSMEDDRIYRTGDLGRYLPDGNVEFIGRQGDFVKIRGYRVELREIQEAILRHAAIADCLTVCQADRDGRIIAYVVPAERPFDPTGMQLHLRDRLPEYMLPAAYVELDRIPLTRNGKADPARLPEPGAYNFRESRQGTVLPETMLQRQIAEVWKRHLKAEEVGIHDNFFDAGGHSLLLLRVQQGLEAELARPIPVVDLFKYPTISLLAHYLEGHGNGTEAQRGVVVDEQRKSKQRAAQQAQKLRRKGERR, encoded by the coding sequence ATGAACGATTCGATTGTCACTGCAGGCTTATCCCGCCAGGACAAAGAAAGGCTGATCCGCCAGCTCCTGCAGCAGCGTCAGGAGAAGCGGGATACGATGGCATCTTACGGGCAGAAGGCGCTCTGGCTGCTGCAGCAGGCCCATCCGGACAATTGCGCCTACCATATGCAAGCGGCATGGGATCTGTTAACGCCTGTGGATGAGCATAAGCTGCGCGAATCCTTTCAAAGTGTCTATGATACGTACAGTTCTTTGCGCACTGTGTTTTCTATAGAAGACGGAGAGATCAAACGTCATGTAAGGCCGGACGGAGAAGTTGATTTTCGGGTGCATCGGCTTGCGTCTTGGGGATCCGAAGCGGAAGAATTGTTCCGGCGCTGCATGCGGGAGCCGTTCTCATTGCATGATGGCCCGCTGTTCCGCACTTTCCTGTTCTATGCCCCCGATCGTCCGCCACGGTTGTTGCTATCCATGCATCACATCATTGCGGACGCATGGTCGATCGTCATGCTGCTGCGGGATGTCGCAAATCGGTACCAGCATGGCGTTCCGGTTCGGGAGCGATTGCGGGAGAGCCGCGGCTACAGCGCATTCGTGGATTGGCAGCAGCGTTACTTGCAGAGTGAGCGCGCAGAACAAGACCGGAACTACTGGGAGCGTACGCTTGCGGAGCCGCTGCCCATCTGCGCGCTGGTCGCGGACAAAGCCGGGGACGGAGCATCCGCGCACGATCATAGAGGGGAAAACTGTATCTTCAGGTTCAGCGAATCCTTGTCCCAAGAAGTGATCCGGTTAAGCAGGAAGCTCGGTGTGACCGTGAATACGCTGCTGCTTTCTTCCTTTGCTGCGCTGCTGTATCGCTATACGGAGCAAGAGGAAGTCGTCATCGGCACGTTCGTCTCCGGAAGGAACGAAGCCGGCTTCGAGGAGGTTTTCGGCTATTTGGTCAACACGGTTGCCCTGCGCCTCCAGTGCTCGGGCGAATTGCCATTTGGGAAGCTCGCGGATTCGGTCAAGCGATCAATGCTGGGGGCCATGGAGCACCAGGATTATCCGTTCCCTTTGGTGGCGGAACGGCTGCAGCCGGAGCGCGATGCCAAGATTTCACCCGTGTTTCAGGTTGCGTTTGTCATGGAACGGGCCCAGAGCGGGGATGGAACTCGCTCTCCGTTATTCATAAGCGATGAACAGGAGCTGACAGAGCTCGGGGGTATGATGTGGCGGCCGGTGCCGCTGGGAACCAAGGATACGCCATTCGAGCTCGTCTTGATGGTAGAGGAGACGGACGCATTCATCCATGGTTCTTTCATCTACCGCTCGAATTTGTTCAGTGCTGCGTTCATGAAGACCATGGCGCGCTTGTATACGGAGCTGGTCGAGGGGGTCGTGCGGAATCCGGAGGAGCGGATCGGCACGCTGAGGCTGAATGCGCGATCTGGCCATGGCCGGCGGTCGCAGCTCCCGTCCGCGCCGCTGCCTCACATCTGCTTGCATCATTTGCTCGAATATCAAGCGTCGCAGCGGCCGGACTCGGCGGCCGTTACGTTCATGGACGATACGTTGACCTACCTGGAGCTGGAGCAAAGGGCGAATCGCATCGCTTGGTGGCTGTCCGGCAAAGGCGTACGGAAGGGCGAATTTGTAGGAGTGTGCTTGCGTCGTTCGCCGGACATGGTCGCAGCGGTATTTGCCGTCTTGAAGCTCGGCGCGGTCTTTGTGCCGATCGATCCCTCATATCCGCCGCATCGCATCGCCTATATGGCGAACAAGGTCGAGATGAGGGTCATCATCAGCACTTCGCCCATCGGCCTGGGTTCGTTCGGAGAAGGCATCGAACTGGCGCTGCTCGATCGGGATGAGGCGGTCATTGCCGGCCAGAGCGCGAGGCCGTCCGGGATGGACGTCGGAATCCGCGACCTGGCATACGTCATCTTCACGTCCGGATCCACAGGCAAGCCGAAGGCTGTCATGATCGAGCACCGCGGCATATGGAACATGGCGGAGGCGCAGCGTCAATATTTCAATCTTAGCGATAGAAGCAAGGTGCTCCAGTTCGCATCCTTCAGCTTCGATGCCTGGGTGTTTGAGGTCGTGATGGCATTTCGCAGCGGGGGAACGCTGTGCATGGCCGACAGGGATACGCTGATGCCCGGCGCGGCAATGGCACGGTGGATGAAGGACAAGCGGATTTCTCATGCGGTGCTTCCTCCGTCTGTTCTCACCTTGCTTCCGGATGCGGACTTGCCGGAATTGGAGGTCGTCATATCGGCGGGCGAAGCGTGCAGCCGCGATATCGTGGCACGCTGGGCTCCGGGGAGGCGTTTTTACAACGCATACGGTCCTTCGGAAGCAACCGTCTGGGTCACGGTCAAGGAATGCGGTGCAGATGAATCGATCATCGATCTCGGAGAAGCGATCCCGAACGTGGAGGTGCACGTGTTCAATGACTGCATGCAGCGCCCATTGCCTGGGGGCATTGGCGAGTTGTACGTCGGCGGAATCGGGCTTGCCCGCGGGTATTGCAACGATGCCGAATTGACGCAGGCCAAATTCATTGCGCCTTCGGCCGGCGGCGGACACGAGCCGGGGCGCTTATATCGAACAGGCGATCTGGTAAGATGCCTGCCCGACGGAAGGCTTCAGTTCGTTGGCAGACGGGACGATCAAGTCAAGGTCAGGGGGGTAAGACTCCATCTCGGCGAGATCGAATCCCACTTGTCAGAGCATGCGGACATTGCCAGCTGTGCCGTCATGGTCGCCGGAGAGACTCCCGATCAGGCTTCGCTCGTCGCTTTTGTCGTCATGAAGCCGCAATCGGCGTGGGAGGAGACGGCTGTAAGGAAATTTTTGCAAGAGCGCATGCCGGGCCATTATATTCCGTCCCGCTTTGTGGTACTGGGCGGCATGCCTTTGACGCCCAATGGCAAGGTGGATCGCAAAGCCTTGTGCTCCTTGCTTGCCGAGGAGGCCGAGGAGGCTTGCGGGATGCCTAACGCGCCGGAAGCGAACAGACTCGGCAGTGATATGGTTGAAGAAGTGTTGATCCAAATATGGAAACAAGTGCTTGGAAAAAAGCAGGTGCGCCCAGAAGAGCGATTCTTCGAGGCTGGCGGCCACTCGTTGCTGGCAACCCGGCTCATCACGGCCATTCATGACGTGTTCGGCATTGAATTGCCGATCGGCACGGTCTTCGCCAAGCCCGCCCTGCGCGACATGGCATACGAAATCCGCCGAATGCTGCAGAAGGCAGAGAGCGGAACGGACAAGGCGGACATCGTACCGCTGAAGCTGGCCGGGGATTACCGGGCTCCGCTCACGAGCGCCCAGCAGAGAATGTGGTTCCTGCAGAAGCTGGATGAGGATCAGACGGCTTATCTGCTGCCCGGCACGTTGTCTCTTGACGGGCCGCTGGACGTGGAGGCTCTCGAGCAAGCTCTGCAAGAGCTGATTCGAAGACATGATTCTCTCCGGACGACCATTCATGAAGAGGGAGGCATCCCCTTCTCCTTCGTCAGGGAGGAAAAGGCGTTCCGGCTGGCAATCAAGACATGCACGGAGGAAGAGGCGCAGCAATGGATAAGAGAGGAGTGCCGTCGTCCGATTCGGGTGTCGGATAGCGAACTGTACCGGATGACGCTGCTCCGCACGGGAGAACGCCGCCACTACTTGGTGCTCGTGCTGCACCATATTATCACGGACGGCTGGTCGACAGGCATAATCCTGAACGAGCTTCGGCAGCTCTATGCGATCCGGGTCGGGCAATCCCGGCAGACTTTGCCGAATCCGCCGCTGACGTACTCCGATTATGCCCGCTGGGAGCAAGAATGGATAGGGAGCGACTCCTATTGCCAGCAGCTTGAATATTGGGCAGGCGTGCTGCAGCAGCCGATTCCGCCCCTGCTGCTGCCGGCCGACAGCCCTCGGACGCTTGCGTCGAGCTATCGGGGCAAGCAGGTCAGCTTGAAGCTTCCGCAAGCGCTCAGCGAGGAGTTGAAAGAGCTGGGGCAACGGCACAATTGCACGCTGTTCATGACGCTCTTCACTGTATTCAACGCGCTGCTGTACCGATTGAGCGGAACCTCCGACATTGCCGTCGGCGTTCCGGTTGCGAACCGTCATCACCGGCATGTGGATCAAGTGGTCGGGTTATTCGTGAACACGCTGCTTCTCCGGCTTGATTTATCCGGCAATCCTGATTTTAACCAGCTGCTGTTGTCAGCGAGGGACGCAGCCATCCATGCTTATGCGCATCAGGACATGCCTTTCGAGAAGCTGGTGGAGATGGCAAGACCGGATCGGGATCTCAGCCGCTCCTCCGTGTTCCAGGTCATGTTCAATATGCTCAACATTCCGCCGGTTACGGCTCAGTTGAGCGGACTGACTACGCAGATCACCGAACTGGACGAGCCCGATTCCAAATGCGAGCTGACGCTGTACGCACTGGAGCAAGCCGAAGGGATTCAACTAACGATGACGTATGCCTCCAACCTGTTCCGGGAGGAGAGGGCAACCGAAATGCTGGCTCAATTCGAATGTCTGTGCCGCCAGATCGTGAATGATCCCGAGTGGCCGATTGAGCGTTATTCGCTCCTCACCGAACGCTCGGCCGCGGTTCTGCCCGATCCGGGCATGCCGCTAAGGCAGGCGCGCGATCCGCTTCTGCAGCCGGTTCATGTGATGTTCAGGCACAAGGCGGCGCAATGTCCAGAGGCTGTTGCGGTCATCGATAGCGATGATGCCGAATACACGTATCGCGATCTGGATGAACGCAGCGACAGACTGGCCGCGAAGTTGATTCGCTTCGCCCGCCGGCGGGGAGGAGCGATAGCCATATACGGTGAACGAAGCGCGTCTCTTATCGTCGCCATGCTCGCCGTGCTCAAGAGCGGCTCGGCATTTGCGGTGATTGATCCGGCGCAGCCGGCGATCCGGGCGACAGAGTTGCTCAAGGCATCCAAGGCGGACGGCATCGTCTTTCTCAACGCGGAGCGGGAGAGACTGGGCGGGTTGCTCGATGAATGGGCAAGGCATGTATCGTTCTGCATTTACGGCATCGACGGCGATTCTGCAGCCGATGAAGCCGAATCAGCCCGCGCGATGCCGGCGCGGCTCGAGAGGGGATGCTCCTTGGAGGATCCGGCCTATGTGCTGTTTACCTCGGGCACGACGGGAGCGCCGAAGGGAATTGAATGCACGCACGAGCCGCTTGCCAACTTCATTCGCTGGCAAGTGAATGAATTCCGGCTTGATCGGCGGGATCGGTTCAGCATGTTCTCCGGCTTGGGACACGATCCATTGCTGCGCGACATATTCGTGCCGCTGTCCATCGGGGCCGCGATCTGCATTCCGGACGGAAGCCGGATGATCATTCCTGAATACGTGACGGAATGGATGGAACGCCGCCGGATAACGATTACTCATCTAACCCCTGCGATGGGCATGGTGATCGCGGGCGGAGGCAGCTCTGGGCATAAGAGGTGCGACCTTGGGGCATGGCGGTATGCCTTTTTTGGCGGTGATGTGCTGATGCCGTCCCACATTGAGAATATCCGGGCGATCGCTCCGCAGGTTCGCTGTCTGAACGGGTATGGTGCGACAGAGACGCCGCAAATTATGGGGATCTATTCCGTTCCCGCGGATCCAGGGCCATCGATCCCGATCGGCAAGGGGAGAGACGGCGTGCAATTGCTCGTGATGGATTCGAAGCTGGGCATGAAGGGGATTGGAGAAACGGGCGAAATCTGCATTCGCTCGCCTTATCTGGCTTCCGGTTATATCGGGAATGCGGAAGCGGAACAAGGCCGCCCCGCGTTTGTCTCCAATCCTTATACATCAATGGAGGATGATCGAATATACAGGACGGGCGACTTAGGGAGGTACTTGCCGGACGGCAACGTTGAATTCATCGGCAGGCAGGGGGACTTTGTCAAAATTCGCGGCTATCGGGTGGAGCTGCGCGAAATTCAGGAGGCGATTCTGCGGCATGCCGCGATCGCCGACTGCTTAACGGTATGCCAAGCGGACAGGGACGGCCGGATCATTGCGTATGTGGTTCCGGCCGAGAGGCCGTTCGACCCGACCGGCATGCAGCTTCATCTGAGAGACCGCCTGCCGGAATATATGCTGCCTGCGGCGTATGTGGAGCTGGATCGGATTCCGCTGACCCGCAACGGGAAGGCAGATCCGGCCAGACTGCCCGAGCCTGGGGCATACAACTTCAGGGAGAGCCGACAGGGCACGGTACTGCCGGAGACGATGCTGCAGCGGCAAATTGCGGAGGTATGGAAGCGTCATTTGAAGGCAGAGGAAGTGGGCATTCACGATAACTTTTTCGATGCGGGCGGCCACTCTCTGCTCCTGCTTCGCGTCCAGCAAGGACTCGAAGCGGAGCTGGCAAGGCCGATCCCTGTTGTGGATCTGTTCAAATATCCGACCATTTCCTTGTTGGCGCACTATCTCGAAGGACACGGAAACGGCACGGAGGCGCAACGCGGCGTTGTTGTTGACGAGCAGCGCAAGAGCAAGCAGCGAGCCGCGCAGCAAGCGCAAAAATTACGGCGAAAGGGGGAGCGTCGATGA
- a CDS encoding type I polyketide synthase, with protein sequence MDKGQDKRYKDICNWFVQQISALKQISQHEIKAEFPFSRYGLDSKELVSLSGELEALVNRSVDPTLFWDYPSIQAVARHFAFGGEDGHAARYDCGAGQEDAIAVIGMGCRFPQSRSIDEYWHHLRSGENCITEMPGLRSSRFAQDGMHRAGIVEEIDLFDNEAFHLSPREAEQMDPQQRMLLEVVWEALEDAGLTNEAMNGSRTGVFVGISSNDYGCAKLSDYERSGIYTVTGNSNCIAANRISYIWNLRGPSMAVDTACSSSLVAVHLACQSLKTGETNMAIAGGVNVILNPAISKAFREAGMLSADGRCKTFDSRADGYVRGEGAGAVILKPLAAALRDRDRIYAVIRGSAVNQDGLSNGLTAPNGQAQEEVLQDAYRAAGISGEEIDYIEAHGTGTALGDPIEVQAIGRVLSRNRSAASKCYIGSVKTNIGHLEAAAGIAGFIKTVLCLHYREWVPHLNLQEVNPYIPLRDLPLQIVRNPVSWPAGSRASVAGVSSFGFGGTNAHVVLQEYTTSLRPPARTSQQAPPSLHILPLSANSHGSLIRLAADMRRYLQERADASLDDICYTAQQRRTHRAWRAAVLGSNREELALELERLASTCAIADPSNLVFVFSGQGNQWNGMGLQYLSGDNAFTRTFLECDAIWSKYAGWSLWDELHRGDADAWADRTDAAQPLVFAVQASLLALWRSWGIEPKAVIGHSLGEISAHYAAGVLTLEDAMRLVYWRSTLMQSTKGQGAMVSIRMPLADIEQRLGEYPGVGIAAVNGPSSIVLAGEAHEVERLRRNLPDTVKTHLLSSSFAFHSHFMEPLCDRLHTELGPIRHRLARLRIYSTVTGRMENGLRLGAEHWSDNMRKPVRFADAVHAAMLDGYDAFVELGPHPVLIQHVEECGQAGEVKLAAFSMRRGDGGACMPEAAARLYRYGAALDWNAFGSRGQCIAIPTYPWEKRRLWIDDPEALERGTAGAVPESQTDRARESSRNASSVQHILQAVRDRVETLPLLEEHLQGMFASVLKIIPVSGLSLDRPLVTLGMDSIMALQLKHAIEQQFQVSLPIVQLLEGMTTRQAASKLHGILLDARDRQSNEERSRIDDLLTSGDMERDLGELSDEDMDRLLLLLTQEKGS encoded by the coding sequence ATGGACAAGGGACAGGACAAGCGTTACAAGGACATATGTAATTGGTTCGTGCAGCAAATCAGCGCGCTGAAGCAAATATCGCAGCATGAAATCAAGGCCGAATTTCCCTTTTCCCGATATGGCCTTGACTCGAAGGAATTGGTGTCTTTATCCGGTGAATTGGAAGCGCTCGTTAATCGTTCCGTTGATCCAACCCTGTTCTGGGACTATCCTTCCATCCAGGCCGTGGCTCGGCATTTTGCGTTCGGAGGGGAGGATGGGCATGCAGCACGATATGACTGCGGAGCCGGGCAAGAGGACGCGATTGCTGTCATCGGCATGGGCTGCCGATTTCCCCAATCGCGCAGCATCGACGAATATTGGCATCATCTCCGCAGCGGAGAAAACTGCATCACGGAGATGCCCGGGCTGCGCTCGTCACGGTTCGCGCAGGACGGTATGCACCGTGCCGGTATCGTTGAAGAAATCGATCTGTTCGATAATGAAGCCTTCCACTTATCTCCCCGCGAGGCGGAGCAGATGGATCCGCAGCAGCGCATGCTGCTGGAAGTGGTATGGGAGGCGCTCGAGGATGCGGGATTGACGAACGAAGCGATGAACGGCTCGAGGACGGGCGTGTTCGTCGGCATTTCCAGCAACGATTACGGCTGCGCCAAGCTGTCCGATTACGAGCGGAGCGGCATTTATACGGTGACGGGAAATTCCAATTGCATTGCCGCCAATCGAATTTCGTATATATGGAACTTGCGGGGCCCAAGCATGGCCGTCGATACAGCCTGCTCCTCCTCCCTCGTCGCGGTTCATCTGGCATGCCAAAGTTTGAAAACGGGCGAGACGAATATGGCGATCGCGGGCGGGGTGAACGTGATATTGAATCCGGCCATCAGCAAAGCTTTCCGGGAAGCGGGAATGCTCTCGGCAGACGGCAGGTGCAAAACGTTCGATTCGCGCGCTGACGGTTACGTCCGGGGAGAAGGAGCCGGCGCGGTCATCTTGAAGCCGCTGGCTGCTGCCCTTCGCGACCGTGATCGCATATACGCCGTGATCAGGGGGAGTGCCGTCAATCAGGACGGCTTAAGCAACGGCTTAACTGCACCCAATGGCCAGGCCCAGGAAGAGGTGCTGCAGGACGCTTACCGCGCTGCGGGCATATCCGGAGAAGAGATCGACTATATCGAAGCGCACGGGACGGGAACCGCTCTGGGAGATCCGATCGAAGTTCAGGCGATCGGGCGGGTGCTCTCTAGGAACCGCTCCGCTGCGAGCAAGTGCTACATCGGTTCGGTCAAGACCAATATCGGTCATCTGGAGGCGGCTGCCGGGATTGCCGGCTTCATCAAAACCGTGCTTTGCCTGCACTACCGGGAATGGGTTCCGCACTTGAACCTGCAGGAGGTCAATCCATACATCCCGCTTCGCGATCTTCCGCTCCAGATCGTGCGGAATCCGGTAAGCTGGCCGGCAGGAAGCAGAGCTTCGGTGGCCGGGGTAAGCTCATTCGGCTTCGGCGGAACGAACGCTCACGTTGTGCTGCAGGAGTATACAACTTCGTTGAGGCCGCCAGCGCGGACATCGCAGCAGGCGCCTCCTTCGTTACATATTCTTCCTTTGTCCGCCAATAGCCACGGCTCCCTGATACGTCTTGCCGCCGACATGAGACGATACCTGCAGGAGCGCGCTGATGCTTCGTTGGACGATATTTGCTACACGGCGCAGCAGAGGCGCACGCACCGTGCCTGGCGCGCAGCCGTTCTCGGGAGCAACCGCGAGGAGCTCGCTCTTGAGTTGGAGCGGCTTGCTTCGACTTGCGCGATCGCCGATCCGTCCAATCTTGTGTTCGTCTTCTCCGGCCAAGGCAACCAATGGAACGGAATGGGACTGCAATACTTATCCGGGGATAACGCATTTACACGAACCTTCCTGGAATGCGATGCGATATGGAGCAAGTATGCCGGATGGTCGTTATGGGACGAACTTCACCGCGGAGATGCCGATGCTTGGGCGGATCGCACCGATGCGGCTCAGCCGCTCGTCTTTGCCGTTCAAGCGTCCCTTCTCGCGCTATGGAGGAGCTGGGGAATTGAACCGAAGGCGGTCATCGGGCACAGTCTTGGAGAAATTTCAGCGCACTACGCGGCTGGCGTGCTCACCTTGGAAGATGCGATGCGTCTCGTATATTGGCGCAGCACGCTCATGCAATCGACCAAGGGACAAGGCGCCATGGTCTCCATACGCATGCCGCTTGCCGATATCGAGCAGCGCCTCGGCGAATATCCGGGCGTAGGGATCGCGGCGGTGAACGGGCCCTCATCCATTGTCCTGGCCGGAGAAGCACATGAAGTGGAGCGCTTGCGGAGGAACCTGCCCGATACGGTTAAAACCCATCTCCTTTCAAGCTCGTTTGCCTTTCACAGCCACTTCATGGAGCCGTTGTGCGATCGTCTTCACACCGAGCTGGGCCCGATTCGCCACCGTCTGGCCCGCTTGCGCATCTATTCGACGGTGACGGGGCGGATGGAGAATGGGCTGAGGCTGGGGGCGGAGCATTGGTCTGACAATATGCGCAAGCCTGTTCGATTTGCGGACGCGGTGCATGCGGCCATGCTGGACGGATACGATGCATTTGTAGAGCTCGGCCCTCATCCGGTCCTCATACAGCATGTAGAAGAATGCGGTCAGGCTGGAGAAGTCAAGCTGGCGGCATTTTCCATGCGCAGGGGCGATGGCGGAGCATGCATGCCGGAGGCTGCGGCCAGGTTATACCGGTATGGGGCGGCTCTGGACTGGAATGCCTTCGGCAGCCGGGGACAATGCATTGCCATACCGACCTATCCTTGGGAGAAAAGAAGGCTGTGGATCGACGATCCGGAGGCGTTGGAGAGAGGAACGGCTGGAGCGGTGCCCGAATCGCAAACGGATCGGGCGAGGGAAAGCTCTAGAAACGCTTCCTCCGTTCAGCATATCCTTCAAGCTGTACGCGATCGCGTGGAAACGCTGCCACTGCTCGAGGAGCACTTGCAGGGCATGTTCGCCAGCGTGCTGAAGATAATTCCCGTGTCCGGCTTGTCCCTGGATCGTCCGCTGGTCACGCTCGGGATGGATTCCATCATGGCGCTGCAGCTGAAACATGCGATCGAACAGCAATTCCAAGTATCTTTGCCGATTGTTCAGTTATTGGAAGGGATGACTACCCGCCAGGCCGCATCGAAATTGCACGGCATCCTGCTGGATGCCCGGGATAGGCAGAGCAACGAAGAACGATCGCGAATCGATGATTTGCTGACTTCCGGCGACATGGAGCGAGATCTGGGCGAGTTGTCCGACGAAGACATGGATCGGCTGCTTCTGCTGTTAACGCAAGAGAAGGGGTCATGA